In Malus sylvestris chromosome 16, drMalSylv7.2, whole genome shotgun sequence, the following are encoded in one genomic region:
- the LOC126607623 gene encoding probable pectate lyase 8, producing the protein MAVFDSKKKWVGAFMMVLLIFYFAAAAVSEISRNSNGGRDKLQSSSDSSMAARVAEDDQGFNKHAVEDPEEIASMVDMSIRNSTERRKLGYFSCGTGNPIDDCWRCDPNWHKNRKRLADCGIGFGRNAIGGRDGRFYVVTDPNDDDPVNPRAGTLRHAVIQNEPLWIVFKRDMVIQLKQELIMNSFKTIDGRGVNVHIANGGCITIQYVTNIIIHGLHIHDCKPTGNALVRSSPTHFGWRTMADGDAVSIFGSSHIWVDHNSLSNCADGLVDAVMGSTAITISNNHMTHHNEVMLLGHSDSYTRDKQMQVTIAYNHFGEGLIQRMPRCRHGYFHVVNNDYTHWEMYAIGGSGNPTINSQGNRYAAPTNPFAKEVTKRVETATTEWKNWNWRSEGDLLLNGAYFTPSGAGASASYARASSLGAKSSAMVGSITSGSGALPCRRGHPC; encoded by the exons ATGGCGGTGTTTGATAGTAAGAAGAAATGGGTCGGTGCGTTCATGATGGTGCTTCTCATATTCTACTTCGCTGCTGCTGCAGTGTCTGAGATCTCTCGCAACAG TAATGGAGGAAGAGACAAGTTGCAGAGCTCGAGCGACTCATCAATGGCAGCCAG AGTGGCTGAGGATGACCAAGGATTCAACAAGCATGCAGTTGAAGATCCAGAAGAGATTGCTTCCATGGTTGACAT GAGTATCCGAAACAGCACTGAGAGGAGGAAGCTGGGCTACTTCTCCTGTGGAACTGGCAATCCAATCGATGACTGCTGGCGCTGTGATCCCAACTGGCACAAAAACCGCAAGCGCCTCGCAGACTGTGGCATTGGTTTTGGCAGGAATGCCATTGGTGGTCGCGATGGACGCTTCTATGTTGTCACCGACCCTAATGATGATGACCCCGTTAACCCCAGGGCTGGCACTCTTCGCCATGCTGTCATCCAGAACGAGCCTCTCTGGATTGTGTTCAAGCGAGACATGGTGATACAGTTGAAGCAGGAGCTCATCATGAACAGCTTCAAGACTATTGATGGACGCGGAGTCAATGTTCACATTGCTAACGGAGGATGCATCACAATCCAATATGTTACAAATATTATCATTCACGGTCTCCACATCCACGACTGCAAGCCCACAGGAAATGCTTTGGTGAGGAGCTCGCCTACCCACTTTGGGTGGCGGACAATGGCTGATGGCGATGCTGTCTCCATCTTCGGGTCAAGCCATATTTGGGTTGATCACAATTCCCTCTCCAACTGCGCTGACGGTCTAGTTGATGCTGTCATGGGCTCAACTGCAATTACCATTTCCAACAACCACATGACCCACCACAATGAG GTGATGCTGCTGGGCCACAGTGATAGCTACACCAGAGACAAGCAAATGCAAGTCACAATTGCTTACAACCACTTTGGAGAGGGACTTATCCAAAGAATGCCAAG GTGCAGGCACGGGTATTTCCATGTTGTGAACAACGACTACACTCACTGGGAAATGTATGCCATTGGTGGAAGTGGAAATCCCACCATCAACAGCCAAGGCAACAGATATGCTGCTCCAACCAACCCTTTTGCAAAGGAG GTTACCAAGAGGGTTGAGACGGCTACCACTGAATGGAAGAACTGGAACTGGAGATCAGAAGGAGACCTGCTGCTCAATGGTGCCTACTTCACTCCATCTGGAGCTGGAGCTTCAGCAAGCTACGCCAGAGCCTCAAGCTTGGGAGCCAAGTCATCTGCCATGGTTGGATCCATAACTTCAGGTTCCGGTGCACTTCCCTGCCGCAGAGGCCACCCCTGCTAG